GCAGCAAGGAGTAACTCCTGGCTGTGGCAGGAAGGGAAGCcttcttgctgctttctttccagAGAAAACGGCTCTTTGGTCTTTTTCAGGGAGCTTCTGCTCCCTTTCCTGTGGGTTTGCAGTTCCTGTGGGGTGCTGAGCAGATGGAAAAGGCACTGAAGGCAgttcagagctgcctgtgctggggatgctccctGGACACACTGAGGGAACTGGGAGTTCCTGGGGCACAGGGAACACGggagctgcctggctgcagcccccagggcagggctgctgaCTCTGGCCTCGGTTTGTTTCCATGAGCAGTGCTTTGCTGATCACATCCAGAAGGAGCTGAACCTGTTTCCCCCAGACAAAAGGAAAGAGGTGGTCATCCTGTTCTCAGCGCACTCGCTGCCCATGTCTGTGAGttccctggggcagggctggggacacagctgtggGAGGCCCAGGCCCAGCTGGCCGTGCCCAGAGGGTCCCCTGGTGCCAagggctgctgtgtttgtgctgcaggtGGTGAACCGCGGTGATCCCTACCCTCAGGAGGTGGGAGCCACTGTCCAGAGGGTCATGGAGAAGCTCAACTACTCCAACCCTTACAGGCTGGTGTGGCAGTCCAAGGTATGTGCTCAGGGAGCAGCTAAACCCTGTGCAGGCTCTTActggactgaaaaaaattcacctttatctacattttcagttcttttacTCAGCCTTGCTCAGGCCAGCCCAGGTTCTGCTCCTTTGAGGTGTAACTTTGGGAGGTGTGTCTTCATTAGATGTTTAATGGAGAAAGTGAGAAGTACAAGCAAAGGCAGGGAAATAGAAATAGCTGTTTCTGTCCCACCCATAACTGCTCTGTCATCCTGCCTAGGGAAATGTTCTTTGTGAGAGTGGTGTAATGAGGGTTCTCTTACCTCTGCTTTTGGTCCCAGGTTGGCCCAATGCCTTGGCTCGGCCCCCAGACAGACGAGACCATCAAAGGACTGTGCCAGCGAGGAAAGAAGAACATGTTGCTGGTCCCAATTGCATTTACAAGTGACCACATTGAAACTCTGTATGAGCTGGATATTGAGTATGCCCAGGTTTTAGCCAGAGAGGTGAGTGCCCTGTGGGTTTGGTCCCTGCTCTGAAATGATTTCTCCTGTGCTGAAATTGTAGTTGCTGCTTCTGGTATTTTTTGggatttgctttattttcctataaatcagaaattaatcAGAATTGGCTTAACCACAGAACAGGATGGGAGTTTGTCTTTCTAGGCTGAGATCTCTAAACCCTGCTAAAAAAGAATTAATGGTTTTTGGCAGCAAGATGTAAAGTTGCCCCTCAGTAATTTTTGCTGTACTGAAGACCACAATCCTGCATTTAATCCTGTCATTTTGGGGCAACCTCTGAATGAAACAGGCAGATTTTGAAGGCTGCCCAGTGAAGGATCAGATTAAcaggtttctctttttcctccttatttttgATTCAGTGTGGCGTTGAGAACATCAGAAGGGCAGAGTCTCTCAATGGAAACCCGCTGTTCTCCAAGGTATCTGCTGTgttgaggggctgcaggggtcTGCAGTTGTGtttcctgctggctgtgggtgTTTTCAGGTAGACTGGATGTGTGTTGAGTTTAGGAGCACAGGTGGAGCCCCTTGTGGAGCCTGTCCAGCTCAGAGGGGCTCCCAGTGCCGCAGTCTGTGTGCTGAAGGGGGCTCGGGCTGCCCGGCTCGGGCTGGGGGGGTTGGCACAGCTGGCTTTGCTCCCTCTGAGCGttccccctgccccacaggCCCTGGCAGACCTGGTGTGCTCCCACCTGCGGTCCAACGAGGTGTGCTCCCGCCAGCTGACCCTGTGCTGCCCACTCTGCGTCAACCCCGTGTGCAGGGAGAGCAAGGCGTTCTTCAGCAGCCAGCCCCTGTGAGcccagggccagggcagggctggccagcagcaggcacagcctgcctttgccttcctcctccccatcatttctttctttgagaaGAGTTGTAGGAAGTAGGGGAATAAGGGCATTTCTCCTGTCAGGTGTGAGGAGATCTCACGTCACCGACCCCGACGGGAGTTAGTGTGAGCCCAGCAGTATGCACTGAAAACCTTACATGGCTTTTTTACAATTAGCTTCTATTTCTATGCAGGGATTTGTTTGTATGCAGGGTGGGCACGAGTGCACTCTCTGGCCAGCTCCAAGgttgttctgcttttgtttaaGGTGCACTCTGACCAGCACAGCCTGTTTGTTCTGAGAGGGACTTTGCAGCTGGCTTTGGAGATTCTGGAGATCAAGTGACTCCTAATGCTTTTCAataatgtgtgtgtatatatatacatatatatatatgtatatttggggttttttcaggaTTTAAAGATAaggctttgttttggtttggt
The genomic region above belongs to Parus major isolate Abel unplaced genomic scaffold, Parus_major1.1 Scaffold258, whole genome shotgun sequence and contains:
- the FECH gene encoding ferrochelatase, mitochondrial isoform X2 produces the protein MLNMGGPERLDDVHDFLLRLFLDRDLMTLPAQNQLAPLIAKRRTPKIQEQYSRIGGGSPIKKWTAVQGEGMVKLLDSMSPHTAPHKYYIGFRYVHPLTEEAIADMESDGIERAVAFTQYPQYSCSTTGSSLNAIYRYYNEKGEKPKMKWSIIDRWPTHPLLIQCFADHIQKELNLFPPDKRKEVVILFSAHSLPMSVVNRGDPYPQEVGATVQRVMEKLNYSNPYRLVWQSKVGPMPWLGPQTDETIKGLCQRGKKNMLLVPIAFTSDHIETLYELDIEYAQVLARECGVENIRRAESLNGNPLFSKALADLVCSHLRSNEVCSRQLTLCCPLCVNPVCRESKAFFSSQPL